In Curtobacterium sp. TC1, the following proteins share a genomic window:
- a CDS encoding ferritin-like domain-containing protein, translating into MVSWWNRKRAAQLAAAWLASRNPRGAAQVKRLALDDVTPELDVYLGQAAYLQLSVYETMGRAGASAPTLSGRLVTGVLATTALDRHRTIVAEIERNGSDPAALMAPHREAIDRFLERTSGADWYESMLTGYVTAGILNDLFGNLLRSLPNDVRQRLRSVFDAREEPAVVEELTARIEDDPEVGSRLAMWGRRLVGDTLLVARSALASHAREDQERLEPVWTELIAAHTRRMDALGLTA; encoded by the coding sequence TCGCGTCGCGGAACCCGCGAGGCGCAGCCCAGGTCAAGCGCCTGGCGCTCGACGACGTCACCCCGGAGCTGGACGTGTACCTCGGCCAGGCCGCGTACCTGCAGCTCTCCGTCTACGAGACGATGGGTCGCGCCGGTGCCTCGGCGCCGACGCTGTCCGGTCGCCTGGTGACCGGCGTGCTCGCGACGACGGCCCTCGACCGGCACCGCACCATCGTCGCCGAGATCGAGCGCAACGGTTCGGACCCGGCGGCCCTGATGGCGCCGCACCGCGAGGCGATCGACCGGTTCCTCGAACGCACGAGCGGTGCCGACTGGTACGAGTCGATGCTGACCGGCTACGTCACGGCCGGCATCCTGAACGACCTGTTCGGCAACCTGCTGCGCTCGCTGCCGAACGACGTTCGGCAGCGGCTGCGCTCCGTGTTCGACGCGCGTGAGGAACCCGCTGTCGTCGAGGAACTGACCGCCCGGATCGAGGACGACCCCGAGGTCGGTTCGCGCCTGGCGATGTGGGGCCGACGGCTCGTCGGGGACACCCTGCTGGTGGCGCGGTCGGCCCTGGCGTCGCACGCGCGCGAGGACCAGGAGCGGCTCGAGCCGGTCTGGACGGAGCTCATCGCCGCGCACACCCGCCGGATGGACGCGCTCGGCCTGACGGCCTAG
- a CDS encoding DUF3107 domain-containing protein has translation MDIKIGIINSPREIAFETAQTADEIEKAVSEALASKATHLSLQDEKGRRFIVPVAALAYVEVGAEEARRIGFVA, from the coding sequence GTGGACATCAAGATCGGCATCATCAACAGCCCGCGCGAGATCGCGTTCGAGACCGCCCAGACCGCCGACGAGATCGAGAAGGCCGTGTCGGAGGCCCTCGCGTCGAAGGCGACGCACCTGTCGCTCCAGGACGAGAAGGGCCGCCGCTTCATCGTGCCGGTCGCCGCCCTGGCGTACGTCGAGGTCGGCGCGGAAGAGGCACGCCGCATCGGCTTCGTCGCCTGA